ATCCGATGCTCGGCTTCGCCGCGATCATCCTCGGCACGATCTGCGCTTTGGAGCGCCGCGCCAGCGGGGGCGTCCTAGCGCCGGCGCTGACCCACTTCTTCTGGGGTCTGATCATGGTGTTGGTGTTGCCGCCGATGTTCGGCGTCTAGCTCTGGGCCGCCCCGACGACGTTGCGCACCAGGGTCGCCAACGCGACGGTGTGCAGCGGCCGGGCGATAAGCCAGTAGAGCCGCCCGCGCACGCCGGCCGGTACGAAGATCGCCCGCTGCGTGTACCTGCTGCCGCCGCCGTCCTGCGGCGTGACCGTCATCTCCAGCCAGGCGGTCCCGCGGGTGCGGAATCGGGAGCGCAGCCGCAGCCGGGTCCCGGGCTCCCGCTCCGCCACGGTCCAGCGACCGTTGCTCGACGCGGCGTGTTCTGCTGCGGCCCAGACATCCTCGGGTGTCGCGGCGGTTGTCGCCGTTCGCACGTCGGTGTAGACGACCCCACCCGCCCAGGCCGGGTCGCTGGGCAGTGGCTCGGCCGGTTCGGCATGCGACGATGCCCAGCTGGCGTCGGGCAGCCCGCGCGCCGCCCGGTTGAGCGACAGCGACACGGCTCGGCGGTAGGGGGTGAGACCTTCCGGCGGCGGCGTGATGATGGTGTCGATGTCCGAATTGCCCATCACCGCATCGCATTCCAGCGATTCAATCAGCGGTCGGGCCAAGCCGGACGGGATCGGGGTCACCGTCCCCACCCACAGGCTGGCGATTGACGGCGTCAAAAACGGCAGCACGAACAGGTAACGTCGGTGCAGGCCCGCGACTTCGGCGTAAACCCGCATCATGTCGCCGTACTCCAGCACGTCGGGACCGCCGATATCCCAGGTCCGCGACGAGGGCACCGGAGCCGTTGCCGCGGCGACGAGGTAGTAGAGCACGTCGCGCACCGCGATGGGCTGGATCCGATTGTGCACCCACTTCGGTGTGGTCATCACCGGCAGCCGGTCGGTCAGGTGGCGGATCATTTCGAACGACGCCGATCCCGACCCGATGACCACACCGGCCTGCAGCACCACCGTCTCGATTCCCGATTCGAGGAGCGCCTCGCCCACCGCCTTGCGCGACGCCAGATGGGGCGACAGGGCGCGGCCCTGCGGATGCAGCCCGCTTAGGTACACGATCCGCCGGACCCCGGTGCGTCGCGCTGCCGTCACGACGTTGCGGACCGAGCGGCGCTCCTCCTCGGTGAAATCCTTCGATGTTCCCATCGAATGGACCAGGTAGTACACGACGTCCATCCCGTGGCAGGCCTCGATCAACGAATCGACGTTGCTGAGATCCCCGCGGGCTACCTCCACCTGCTCGCGCCAGGGCACCTCCGCCAGCTTGCTCGGCGTACGGGCCAGTGTTCGCACGCGGTGGCCTTCGTCGAGCAGCCGCGGCACCAGGCGGGCG
This Mycobacterium simiae DNA region includes the following protein-coding sequences:
- a CDS encoding DUF2867 domain-containing protein — translated: MNEPLRCLVTGATGYIGARLVPRLLDEGHRVRTLARTPSKLAEVPWREQVEVARGDLSNVDSLIEACHGMDVVYYLVHSMGTSKDFTEEERRSVRNVVTAARRTGVRRIVYLSGLHPQGRALSPHLASRKAVGEALLESGIETVVLQAGVVIGSGSASFEMIRHLTDRLPVMTTPKWVHNRIQPIAVRDVLYYLVAAATAPVPSSRTWDIGGPDVLEYGDMMRVYAEVAGLHRRYLFVLPFLTPSIASLWVGTVTPIPSGLARPLIESLECDAVMGNSDIDTIITPPPEGLTPYRRAVSLSLNRAARGLPDASWASSHAEPAEPLPSDPAWAGGVVYTDVRTATTAATPEDVWAAAEHAASSNGRWTVAEREPGTRLRLRSRFRTRGTAWLEMTVTPQDGGGSRYTQRAIFVPAGVRGRLYWLIARPLHTVALATLVRNVVGAAQS